CTGCTGATGTGCAGGTGGGTCAGCACTGGCAGCCTTGTCCTCTTCACTCAGCCCTGATGCCCTGACACCCCTCTCCTCACTGCAGCATGTCCCGCTCCTTTCGGGAGAGCTACCGTGTGGGCAGCTCCACAGGAGACCTGGCTGTCAAAGTCTTCTGTGCCTGGGACTTCAAGGTGATCCAGAGGCGCTCCGTGAAGCTGCAGTGCCAGAACATCTGCACccagctgaaggtgaggagcgGGGCTGGACTTGGTCCTCACAcaccctgcactgagcagcaggtgaaggTGCTCATAGGAGCACCTTAAAACCACAGGGCTCAGCATCCCTCTCCTACCCGCTGCACTGggaagccctgcagctgcaaatACCAACCCATACCTTCCACCAGTGTGTTGTCCATCATCCCTCTGGGTCCCACCTCAGTGCAGCAGGACAAACCCTGGCTCCAGATCTGGGCCCAAAGCATGTTCAGCAGCactggctctgctctcttccaggaactgctggcagagcagaggtctcGGTCCCGCTCCTtgagcctctgccagtgtctgggACACTGCACTGTGCTTTTCCTGGCCTGGACCCTCtctctgggcacagtgctgggctgtgcaaTAGCTGTGCACTACTTCTCAGAGCACATGCACGTGGTGAGTGCTGCCCCTCACCATGGGATCTCCTGCTCTGATGTAGCAGGCTGGGGTACTGGGCCAGGAGGCCAGAGCAGCCATTGGAGACAGAGGCAGCCCCATTGCACCTCTCCTCCTGGCATAGGCATTTGTTACCCTCCCCACTGgcaccaggctgctggcagccataCATTCACTCTGGTACCTGCTCACCAGGTTCAGCAGGACCACCGAGCGCAGGGTGGTGATAAGTGGCAGCAGGAAGCCAtcctgctggtgctgccctTTGTGGTGTCTCTCCTCAACGCGCTGATGCCCCACATCTACAACTTGCTGGCGATATGGGAGAAACAGGACTCCCCTGTGGCACGGGTCTACGTGGCGATCAGCAGGTcgggctggctggggctggggtgcACCCTCACTTAtgaggtgggaggagactttGGGGTTGGGCAATCTCCCGGTAGGGCTCAGCCCCTCCATCCCCAGGGCTCAGGGGCTCCCAGAACTGCTTCTGCTCCCCAGGAACCTCATTCTGAAGATGGTGGTCCTTGGTCTGCTCTGCTACCAGTGGCTCAGCCGGAGAGTTGTCTGCTCAACAGAAGAGGTCAGTGCTGCCACCATGGAGGCCATGGCATGCAGACTATCCCTTGCTCAGAGACTGTGGAGCAAAGCCAAGGCTCCTGTCCTGGgttgggcaggcagcagggacagggctttACCAGGTAGCACTGCAAGCATTGCCTGTTCCTTTGCTAGGAAGAGAGAGGTCACAACCACACAGGGGCACCCCAAACATGGGGCAGCTAGGAAAAGAGCATAAGGGAGGAAAAGATCTCATAACCCCTCACACCCCTTGGGGGCCACAGGAAAGTAAAGGAAGAGAAGCCTCATTGCCTGCTTGATGCCACTTCTCCTTGTCTCTCCAGTGCTGGGAGACATGTGTGGGGCAGGAGCTGTATCGCTTTGTGGTGATGGACTTCATATtcactctgctggacacactctttggGGAGCTGGTCTGGAGGTAACATGCCCCAGGAAGGGTCTCCTACCAGTATggcatccctggcacagcctcagctctctgctgcttggcCAGTGCTGCCCTGGTGCACCCAGACTCCGGCAGGGGGAAATGGACTGCCAAGCATCCCCCCAGCAGCAATGTGGGAGCAGTGCTTCGCTCCTTTccaggctgatcttggagaagaggctgaagaggAAGCAAAGGCCTGAGTTTGACATCGCCCGAAACGTGCTGGAGCTGATTTATGGGCAGACTCTGACCTGGTGAGACATCTCCTGCCTGATGTGGCTCATTCATTGATGTCAAAAGCTTggccactgcccagccccaacGGGTTGCACAGCAAACCCAGCACAGTGTAGCTGCTCTTTGCTTTATGAAGGCCTGACAACAGCTGGTGTcagtgccctgtgctgcccATGGCTCTGCCTGCACTGGCTCTGGGGCCCAGGTTAAGGACAagctcatcttcctccttttctcccaggctggGCATTCTCTTTGCACCACTCCTGCCAGCCATTCagatgctgaagctgctgctgctgttctacATCAAAAAGGTGTGAGCTGACCCCCACCCTCTTGCAGCTCTCCATGTGTCCCCGTGacaagcagccctgcagtgatgctgacactgctgcctctgccttagcaGCTGTATCCTCCTGGGAGAGGTGTTGCTGGGGACTGGGTGTCCCCATGTTTGCTCAGCTCTCAGAGGGTGGGAGGGATGGGATAGTGGGAAGGGGGCAGCTCATCCTGCTTGTGCTCCTGGGCTGATTCCCCAGAGATGCAGTATGTGGGACTCTGCTCACTGTCTGCAGACCAGCCTGATGCAGAACTGCCAGTCTCCCAGCAAGCCTTGGCAAGCATCTCGCATGAGCACTGTCTTCATCACCCTGCTATGCTTCCCATTCTTCCTAGGGGCAGCTGTCTTCATCTCCTACACCATCTGGTCGTGAGTACTTGCTTAACTACCACGCAGCACACAGAGCCACCTGGTGAAGTAGTGGGATatgggcaggtcctgcttccCCAATTGTGGTGGCACATGTAGCATcacacccagcacagggctgtgtgatgCTGCCCCAGGCAGGGTGGTGCTGGTCAGCTGAGGCTGATCACTGCATTGCAGCAGCTGACCTGTGCCCACTTCTtcccactgttcctgatgctgaACAAGGGGATAAGAATGTTCTCCTCATCGAGGGATGGCTGGAGCAAGACAGGCTTAGTCCCTGGAAGGATGGATACCCAAGGCCAGACAGTGCCCTGTGCTGGTAGTGGCTGGTCAGGCTGCACATTGCTCTGACTAACCCCATTGATCTGTCTGCTCAGGGTGCGGCCATCAGAaacctgtggtcccttccagggGATAGAAACCATCTATGAGTCAGGAAAGACCTGGGTGAAAGTGCTGGAGAAGTCTAACCCAAAGATCACCTGGCTAACCTGGGTCCAACAGAACCTAGTGGAGAACACCTTCCTCCCATTCTTCCTGTCTGGAGTCCTGCTGTGAGTGCAGATTCAAGCCTGAGGTTGAACCCTAGACTCATGCTTTGAGGGTTTCACCATCACAGCTGAGAGCTGATGCATCACTCCAGAGTTCTGCACCCCAGTGTCAGGAGTGCAGCATCCCCCAGCTTTCCACCCTGCCCCTTCTACCTGTCATTGCAGAGCTGCAATCTACTTCAATATCCAAGTGGTGAGAGGCCAGCGGAAGATCATCCGCCTGCTGAAGGAGCAGATTGACAATGTGTGTGagctctgccccctgcccctggcTGGTACCAGCTGCTCCACACCCTGGTTCAACCTTGGCATTGTCAGATTCAGGCTCtaaccctggcactgctgccacctTGGCCATGGAAGTGCACATCTCATGGCTGCTCACTGCAATGCCCTTGCTGTTGCAGGAGGGGGAAGATAAAAGATTTCTTATTGAGAAGCTTCACTCTGTTtatgagcagagagagagaaagaaacataaattccaggtgaggcctcatgAAGGGGAAAGGGATCCCAGCATTTTGGGAGCTTGGCTGGACACGTGGACattgctctgctgtgccagagcagggtcagcccAGCCAGGGACCATGAAGCGACAGGCagctttttatttcccctcacTCTGCTGGCTGCGGATGTAGGGCTGAATACACCAGGGAGCGTctgggctgctgggctgccccAGTACCCAGGGCTGCTGaatctctggtcctgctgtagCCTGGGGATGGCATCATGGCCAGCAGAACCAGCACAAGGGTCAGGACTGAGACGGGGAACAGGAAGGAGACAGGGACATTTAAAGATAGTCGTCTCTGCTTTCAGGGTGGGGCAGTGCTGTCTGTCCCCACTAGCAGACACACAGGGTCTCAGGGATTGTATCTCTCCTTTTACTGACAGACGTCCCAGGAAGAAGCAGGACAGGACTGTACTTGCAGCCAGGGACTGGATCCATCTCTTTCTAAGCCACCAGGAGGTGGTGTAGAAAGCACCGGGACCATGGGAACTGCAGCGGCCTCCAGCATACAGCTGATCAAGGACCCACTGGGGATGCTGTGACACAGGCACATGGGTGCTCccagtgcccagagctgctggggacacaGCAGGAACAGCACTGCCATCACGTCCCAGGACatagctctgctccaggctgctcagtaGCAGAGCCTCTTTACAGGGTAGTGTCAGCAGAGGACAGCTCTCCCCATCCTGTACATGTCCCAGCCTGCCTAGAGAACAGCCTTGGGCTGTTTCCAGAAGTCTATGAGGACAGCAAAGCAGAGAcaacctgcagctccctctgcattGCCTaggagcagtgaggctggagccagcagctgccagacacTGACCCATCTCCAGTCCCACGTCCGGCTCATCAGGAGAGCAGCTGGCTGACGCCACCCCCACGGATGAGGCAAGTGGATGCCTTCAGGCCAGGCACCCTGCAACACACTGCACCTACCAGCAAGACAGGCCTGGAAAAACCATCATGATGCCAAGTGCTAGGCACAGGAACCCActggccctggctgcaggctgcccagcccaTTAAAGTGTAGCTGTCTGGACTGGTCATGCTAGAAGCTGGCAAGCAGGTTTGGTGTGTCAGCGTCACTTAGAGGTGTGCAGGGTGTGCTCAGGCTCCttggcacagcctctctgcccatcaggctgccctgggtaagagcccagctctgcccacaccgGCAGGAGTGAGGACCACTGCCACCTTGCTGCATAAGGCCCCAGGAGCCACTTTCCACTGTGGTGTGTTGCTCCCCACCCAGGGAGCCCCTTTCCATGACAGAACACTGGTCAGCAGTCTCCAGTCCTGcacagctgatcatccctgcagcatggcactGACAGACCCAGTGTGGGTTGTGTAATGGTGAGTGCCAGGCTCAGACAGTCACAAATACCCCCATGACttggcactggcacagcttggggagGCAGCTGCCTAGCCATCTGCAGACTGGACTAGGCTGTCAGTGTAGGCATGGGATGGGTTATCAGTGCAGGCAGACACAGGTTATCCATGCAGGCATGGGCTGGGTTCTCCAGCCCATGtgagtgctggagagcagttacAGGCTGGCACTTGATACAGTTCATGAGAGATCCACAGCTAAGTCATCCCTGCAgttcagcctgccctggctcccAGCACCCACTCAAGTCCACGTTCCCCATGGCCACCTTACTATGCCTTGGCTGGCATGAGGCCCACAGGGCCTAAGCTCCTGTTAGCAGCACCAAATGCACTTGGCCTCCACTCCCCATGACCACTGTGATCACCCTCCCCTGTCGGCAGAGGTGCCAGCACAGTCTGGCCCTTCAGGCTCTCATTCATCCCACCCCCAAAAGTCCATCTTTCCACCCAAGCAAAGTTCAGCCACCAGCCTGGACATTATGGTGGAAGTTTTACTGTACAGTCCCACAGGGCTCCTACTCTCCACCAGTCCCTGTTGCTGTCCCGGGTCCTGCTCAGGGCAGCTGCTTGCCAGCCACCTTCTTCGGTGACAGGAGTTGGGTGAGGGTCAGCGCTGGTCTCCGAGGACAGCCTGAAGCCACTGCAGGACGTCGGCCAGGCCGGTGCCGTTGCGGGCGCTGGTCTCCAGCATTGCGATGGGCTGCGTGGCACAGGAGACGATGTCCTGCATGCGGAACAGCGACTTCATCTCTGCCAGGGACATGTAGCAGGGCAGGTCACTGCagtcaggaggaggaggctgcattaGCCCACCACCATGGCTCTCCTGCACAGCCAAACCCCTGGCTCAGGAATCTCCACAGGCCCAGATggtctggggagcagagcaaaacgtagctgcttctccccaggaCACTACGAACTCCCTCTTGCATCACCTGATAGAAGGGACAGAGGAGCTCTTTCGGGAGCTGCTGCACTTCCAGGTGCCCCCGTATGCCCCCACCCTCGGTGCCAACCACCCTCCTCACATCTTGTTGAAGAGGACCAGCACTGGCACGGAGGCGAGAGGCGCTGCGGAGAGCACGGACAGCAGCTGGACGCAGGACGAGGAGACCTGGGTGGGGTTGGCTGCGTCGACCACGAACTGCAGGAAACGGGAAAGGGGTGGAAGTGTGGGTGTGCCCGAGGTACACGGCGGGGGCGGCGTCCCGCTTGGCTGCCCCCGCCTCGGTGGTGGCGGGGGTCCCCTGTGCAGGGCTCCGGTACCGCTCACCAGGAGAGCGCTGCATTCATCGTAGTAGCTAGGCCAGATAGGGCCCATGCAGCCGCCCAGTTCCCGCACCGTCACCTTCCGCGGCAGCCGCAGGTCGGTCAGATTGGTACCCACCTGCCGGGAAAGGAACCGGCTGGGTGCGGCCGTGCCTGCCCACTGGAGCCCCTCGGCCGCATCGAGGCTGTCGACCGGCTCCTGGCCCCCACCGCACGCTGCCTACCGTGGGCAGCGTGGCCGGGGGCTCGCCCAGCTCCACAGGCCCCGCCTCGGCGCTCAGCTGTGCCGCGGGTTAAGGACACGACGATGCTGGGATGGAGAACGGGATGCAGACAAAacccgccgcccgccccgccgcgcccGCCCCGGTCCCCCCCCGGTCCCCCCCCGGTCCCGCCGGATATGACGCAGCCGCCTGGCCAGCAGGGTCTTGCCGCCGCCCGCCGCTCCGAGCAGCAGGCACGTGGGCGCCGCTCGCCCTGGGCCCGCCatcccgccccgccccgccccgccccgccccgccccgccggaAGCCGCCCCGGGCCCGCCatcccgccccgccccgccccgccccgccggaAGCCGCCCCGGGCCCGCCatcccgccccgccccgccccgccggaAGCAGGAAGTCGGAAGCGGAAGCTCCCGTCGAGGGGGCGGTGGTGCAGAGCCAGGCCGGCGGCTGGGGGCCACCATGGGGCGCGGCGGCGGCACCTTCGAGCGGCTCCTCGGTATCGACCGTGGCCTCTGCGGGGTGGAGTGGGACGGGGCGGGGGCAGGAGCCGAGCCGGGCCGAGGGTCGCGTCTTTCGTCCCGGCCGAGATCCGCAGCGCTCGGCCCTAGCAGGGAGGCCGGGCACGGTGCTGGCTGGGACGGGGGGGCTGTTGGGGGCTGCTGCCGCTAGGCACGGCGCTGCCTGAGCTGGGGCCAGGACTCAGCATCGCCCGGGCGAGTCCGGGTCCCGGCCTTCAGGAGCTGGTAGGGCAGGTCTGGGATTACCGAACGCCCTGGGGGCCCTGAAAGCGAAGAGCTGGTGCGTTCCGGGAAGAATCTGGGGCTTTATGCCGTGTGCTCGGATCCGAGGCATCGCCGGCGCCGGAAGGCATTTCTTGCACATGCATCAGTGGTCACGGAGCAGCGGAGAAATCAGTAGAACTGCTTAAGGCAGCCTGATGTGTTTCTTCCTTGCAGATAAGGCTACGAGCCAGCTCCTCCTGGAAACAGACTGGGAATCCATCCTGCAGATCTGTGACATGATCCGTCAGGGAGACACCCAGTAAGTGCTGTCAACTTGTTGACGTGCTGTCAGCACAGCTCTTGTCTCTGCAGGCAAAGCATGAGGGTCCCAAACCTGTGAGCCTGCAGTAACACACATCCCACTACCcctttttggaaaaggctttcagTTGTCCTCTTCACCCTGATGTGCTGAGGTACTTTTCTGACCTCTGGAGCTGCAGGGTACCACTGGCCTGACATCCCCAGAGAGACTCAGACTTGAATGTGTTTGTTCATTCTCTTCCCAGTTTGCTTTAGGGCAGACATGTAGGTCAGAGCTGACTGTACGTTTTTGTTAGGGTAGGGGTTAGTGGgttagcagcagcaggtggaatCTCCTCCTCAGATTCTTCTTTACCTGAGGacaccttctctttttttccttacccAGAGCAAAATATGCTGTCAGTGCTATCAAGAAGAAAGTCAATGACAAGAATCCCCATGTGGCACTCTACGCACTGGAGGTAATGTCAGCCCAAGCCACAAGCACTGCAGGGCCCAGCCCATGGGTCAGGGAACATCCTGGCTTACTTCTGGACTGCCTAGTCTGTCTAGCATTCCCTACATGGGGAACACCAGAGCCATGGCTCGATTTGCCTCCTCCTGGCTCCAGGTCGGAGGTTTCATCACTGATCAGCAGGCTGTGGGCTTTGTTCTTTAGCTCTGTCTTGGAGTTAGGAATAGGCAAAGCTGGAACATGAGACAGTGTCCCTGGGTTCTGTCTCTACACACAAGAGGTACAAAGCCACTGTGCAGCCAAAGTGTGGCTCACTCTCCAGTATGGTGGTGTGGATTTCTCTGCCTGATGCTGCCCTAATTCAGCTGCTTATTGCTGAAATGGTGTCCCCATTGGGGTGTGTTGTGGCAGAAACCTGTAACCTGTGTTGGGACGTGTGGTGGGCCACAGAcaggcacagaggtggtggTTCAATATTGTCCTTTGCTCTTGCAGGTCATGGAGTCAGTGGTTAAAAACTGTGGCCAGACAGTCCATGATGAGGTGGCCAATAAACAGACTATGGAGGAACTGAAGGAAATACTCAAGGTAAAGATACCTTActttgctgctggttttggATGAGCTTGTAAGAGaagcaggagagggagaaaaatctCTGCATGTTCCCTCTTTCATTTGTATAAGGAACAGAAGGGGAGCTGTTTGAAAACGTGCTTCAGGAAAGAGCAAACTCTATGGGGTGatgtgcaggctgctgaggagcaccTGCTAAGGACAGGAGGTGTCCTGAAAGAAAGGGAATGTTTGCCTGCACTGTGAAGTGAGGTCAGATTATGCTGCAAAGGTCTGGAGTGTTTAATAGTAAATACTCCTTAAGGCAGTGCTTGGCTTGGCTTAAGGCAGCAAAGGAGAATGGAGGTGATGGTCTGGaaggtgcaggcaggacccAAGCAGCAGCGAGGAGAATTCCCTAGGGAGGGAATGCAGCAGTGTGAAAACTCAGAAGCTTTCTCTTCATCATGGCCCTTTTGTTGGCCCGTGGGACTGTTGGAGAACTTCACAGGGTGCAGACCTGGCTGTTTTCACTGACAGGCTGTAGTCAAGCTGTCACTTGCCAGTCTGACATAACATGATGCCTGCAGGAGCTCTCTGTGTCCTTGGTCTGGAAAGAGAAAACAGGATCTTCTGACTCCCAactcccagctccagaacagtGATGCCCAGACAGGAGCTTGCCAGGGTAGTGCTGTTCCTCCTTTATTGCCTCCAGATGACTCAAGATACTTGGTGAATGAGCTGAGTGAGTCCTATCACCTCACACACCTTAACAGGGTGTTTCCCTCATGTCACCTTCCTGCTAGGGCTGACCTAGTCTCAGTGCAGGATCTCCTGCTGAGACAGGAGTGCTGCCACTCCAGTGCTGACAGCCAAGTGTAGTAGTGCAGCCACTCCAGTGCTGAAGAGATCAGATCAAGAGCTCCTGTGACCCACTCCAGTCCTGGTCTACTTCCACAGTTTCATGACTCCTACAGACCTGTTTTCCTCCTTCACTTGGTACTTTGCTGCTCATGAATGCCCAGTGCTGGTAAAATGGTTTAGTTCTGAGCAGCTTCAAGGCTGTGACATGAGAGGAGTGCAGGATTTTGCCAAATCTTGTAGCAGTGTAGAGCTCCATTAACTGTCAGTAAGTCGTGCTGTGTGGGCTGAGCTCACAGCTGAAATCAGAGCTTAGCaatgctcctctgcctcccagaGGATTTCTGGGGCAGCTGGTCATGTGAATGCATGATGACTCGGTCAGCTGATGGCAGGGCTGGTCTCGGAGGCTGGCCAGGGTAGGAACAGGCTTGCCAAGTTTCCTCCATCTCCTTGAACTGTGAAACAAGCACTTCTACCTCCAAAGGCCAGGCTTCCCAGCTGTCCTGACCGTGTCACACCCTGAGTTGGTTTTGGGTGTTCCCAGGCAGGAGTCTTAGGGAAGGGGTTGCTGACAGCCTGGCACCAACACCCTCCAGACATCCCTCTGCCCGTGAGCTTGTGGTGCCTGCACTCGGGTGAGGTGGGCTGAGCTGTtctgcccagctcaggagcTGTAGGTCCTGCAAGTGCTGGACAAGCAGCTGTTGCGGGGAGGTGAACAGAGATGTGGGGCCAGTGcttgtggtgcccagggacctTCTCTGTGAGTCTGGGGCAGAGGGTTCAGAGCATTGTAACCCGACTTTTCTTCCAGTAGGTCCGTGTTGCTCTGAAGGACCTTTTTGTGGTTGTGGGGGAAGTGGGGAAGCTGAAGGAGCATGATGTGGATTGTCCTTTTTGAAGCTTTCTGACAGCTCTTGCTTCACACAAGTACTCTAAAGTCTCTATTCCCCTGAATGATATTCTTGGCTTCTTTTCTGGGGGATTCACAGCATCCTCTAGGTTTCCTTTTTCTCagctcttttgtttttctcctccctctgtGTGCAGAGGCAAGTGGAGACGAGCGTCCGCAGCAAGATCCTGTATCTCATCCAGGCCTGGGCTCACGCCTTCCGCAACGAGCCCAAGTACAAGGTGGTGCAGGACACCTACCAGATAATGAAGGTTGAAGGTGAGCATTCACTGGGTGAAGGTGGGTGGGCAGTTGGCCAAGCACCTCTGCTTTGGAAGGGGCCTTGCAGGAGGAGGAATCACTCTCAGGACTCTGCCTAGTGCTTGCAAAATCTGGACTAGCTGTCTTGGTGCCCAGTGCCCAGTGAAGCTTGGAGTAAGTCCCACTGCAGAGGGACAGCTCTTGTCCCAGGGTCCAGAGCTGCTTCACTCTgggcctccagcccagccatggGTTGGCAGTGAGACTGAAAAGCAGATGTTATTGTTCTTCAGGAACCTGGCAGCAAATCCCTGTGTTCTCTGGGAAGGGATTTACACTGGGGTGGTGCCTTCCTCTTGAGATTTCTTTAGCACTTCCAAATAGGTTATTGCTCCCAGTTTTTGTGTCAGTATGCCCCTGGGATAGCAGCATTCCAGTGAGGGAAGGGACATGCTGCTATCTGCCTCTTTCTGGGCATCACAACCTCTGCCTCCATAGGCTGTGGCAAATCCTGGAGGTCCTGATCCCATGCCAGGCCAGCGTTACCACACTCCTGCCAGTCAGGGAGTGAGACTTACAGCTCTATCAGCCCGTGCTATGACTTTTTACCCTCTGTGCTCAGTTCAAGGTGTTGAGAAATAAGCCTTCTCCAGAGGGCTCCACTGTCCCTTTCTGGTGCACTCAAGAGTCTGGCCGAGAGCCTGTGTGGGCTTTGCCCCCAGGCTCCTGTGGCAGTGAGATCACACATAGCTGTGTCAGAGGAAGATGATGGCTGGGGACAATGTGCAGAGCTGAATCCATGGCTGTGACCTGTGGCATGTGCCAGAGGAGCCCTTTCACAGAAGGACACTGTCACTTCTCCCACAGGTCATGTGTTCCCAGAGTTCAAGGAGAGTGATGCCATGTTTGCTGCAGAAAGggtgagtgctgctgccagagagagagctgaTGCTGCAGGACAGACCTTGCTTTACTGTCCCCTTCCTGCTAAACTTTCAGTTCTTGCATTCCTCCATTTCATGCAGATCAGAGACCTTACTGAGTACATGCTGCTCCCTACTGTCACACAGGCAGCTTTAGGCTGGTGTAAAGCAATTTAGCCTAAACTTACCAGATTGAGGGGAGAACTGACCAGGACAGGAGATAGTCTTTATCTTTACAGCAGAAGAAAGACATAGAGCAGTTGGAGCAAGTCTAGAGGAGGCAACAAAAAAATGTCAGAGAGATGGAacaactctgctgtgaggacaggctggaaaagttgtggttattcagcctggagaagagaaggctgcaaggagaccCTGTTGGAAATTTTCAGTACTCAAAAGGGGCCTGTAGGAAAGATGGGGCAGACTTTATAGCAAGGCCCATTGCAACAGAACATGGAGTGGTGATTTTAAAGAGGAAGATTTTAAAGaggaagatttagactagat
This is a stretch of genomic DNA from Pogoniulus pusillus isolate bPogPus1 chromosome 11, bPogPus1.pri, whole genome shotgun sequence. It encodes these proteins:
- the ARL16 gene encoding ADP-ribosylation factor-like protein 16, which encodes MAGPGRAAPTCLLLGAAGGGKTLLARRLRQLSAEAGPVELGEPPATLPTVGTNLTDLRLPRKVTVRELGGCMGPIWPSYYDECSALLFVVDAANPTQVSSSCVQLLSVLSAAPLASVPVLVLFNKIDLPCYMSLAEMKSLFRMQDIVSCATQPIAMLETSARNGTGLADVLQWLQAVLGDQR